A window of Bacteroidota bacterium contains these coding sequences:
- a CDS encoding aldehyde dehydrogenase family protein codes for MSRLEILKTYKIYIGGQFPRTESGRYYPLKNKNGEVLASICLSSRKDFRNAVVAARGAFGGWSAKSGLNRSQILYRMAEMLEGRNAQFISELMLQGSTQKSAEAEVNLAIDRLVYYAGWCDKYQQLFSAVNPVASSHFNFSVTEPMGVVAIVAPQENSLIGLVSSIAPTIAGGNTCIVLASESKPLCAITFAEVINSSDVPGGVVNILTGQTKELISHFSSHMDVNAMLYFGTDAAEIKTIQENATLNVKRVFVHSKGNSMEEKAQGPYAILDTQEIKTTWHPIENIGAAKAGY; via the coding sequence ATGTCAAGATTGGAAATTTTAAAAACATACAAGATTTATATTGGCGGACAATTTCCGCGCACTGAATCAGGAAGGTACTATCCTTTAAAAAATAAAAACGGTGAAGTGTTGGCCAGCATTTGCCTTTCTTCGCGAAAAGATTTTAGGAATGCTGTTGTGGCTGCCCGCGGCGCTTTTGGCGGATGGAGCGCAAAATCCGGACTTAACCGAAGTCAAATTTTATACCGCATGGCAGAAATGCTTGAAGGGCGAAATGCGCAATTTATTAGCGAATTAATGTTGCAAGGCTCCACTCAAAAAAGCGCAGAGGCTGAAGTTAATTTGGCCATCGATCGTTTGGTATATTATGCCGGATGGTGCGATAAATATCAGCAACTTTTTAGTGCTGTGAATCCGGTTGCTTCTTCGCATTTTAATTTTTCTGTGACCGAACCAATGGGGGTAGTTGCCATTGTAGCTCCTCAAGAAAATTCATTAATCGGATTGGTTTCCAGCATTGCTCCAACAATTGCAGGCGGAAATACCTGTATTGTTTTGGCATCCGAAAGCAAACCTTTATGTGCCATCACCTTTGCCGAAGTTATCAATTCCAGCGATGTTCCGGGTGGTGTGGTAAACATTTTAACCGGACAAACCAAAGAGTTAATTTCCCATTTCTCCTCACACATGGATGTGAATGCAATGCTTTATTTTGGAACCGATGCAGCCGAAATTAAAACCATTCAGGAAAATGCAACACTAAATGTGAAGCGCGTTTTTGTGCACAGTAAAGGCAACTCCATGGAAGAAAAAGCGCAAGGACCTTATGCAATTTTAGACACACAAGAAATAAAAACCACTTGGCATCCCATCGAAAATATTGGAGCTGCTAAGGCAGGTTATTAA
- the gmd gene encoding GDP-mannose 4,6-dehydratase, whose protein sequence is MAKVALITGVTGQDGSYLAEFLLAKGYIVHGVKRRSSMFNTDRIDHLYKDQHENKVNFYLHYGDLTDSTNLIRIVQEVQPDEIYNLAAQSHVKVSFETPEYTANSDGLGTLRLLEAIRILGLEKKTKFYQASTSELYGEVQEIPQKETTPFYPRSPYGVAKLYGFWIVKNYREAYNLFACNGILFNHESPVRGETFVTRKITRAVAKISLGLQEKVYMGNIDAERDWGHARDYVEGMWLMLQQEKADDFVLATGKKISVRYFIELAFAEVGIEIQWKGKAENEKGVNKTNGKVVVEIDPKYYRPTEVDLLVGDASKAKEKLGWEPKLTVQELVKEMVASDVALFKRDKYLLEGGHSILNFNE, encoded by the coding sequence ATGGCAAAAGTTGCATTAATTACAGGAGTTACCGGACAGGATGGTTCGTATTTGGCGGAGTTTCTTTTGGCAAAAGGGTATATCGTTCATGGCGTAAAGCGACGTTCTTCCATGTTTAATACCGACAGAATTGATCACCTCTATAAAGATCAACACGAAAATAAAGTAAACTTCTATTTACACTATGGCGATTTAACGGATTCAACAAATTTGATCCGCATCGTACAAGAAGTTCAACCCGATGAAATTTATAATTTGGCGGCACAATCACATGTTAAAGTTTCGTTTGAAACTCCTGAATACACAGCAAATTCAGATGGTTTAGGAACGCTTCGATTATTGGAAGCCATTCGTATTTTAGGACTCGAGAAGAAAACCAAATTTTATCAGGCTTCTACCTCTGAACTCTATGGCGAGGTGCAGGAAATTCCACAAAAGGAAACCACTCCGTTTTATCCAAGAAGTCCTTATGGAGTAGCAAAATTATATGGTTTTTGGATTGTAAAAAACTATCGCGAAGCCTATAATCTATTTGCATGCAACGGAATTTTATTTAATCACGAAAGCCCTGTAAGGGGTGAAACCTTTGTAACTCGAAAAATCACCCGTGCTGTTGCTAAAATAAGTTTAGGCTTGCAAGAAAAAGTGTACATGGGAAATATAGATGCGGAGCGCGATTGGGGACATGCACGCGATTACGTAGAAGGAATGTGGTTAATGCTGCAACAAGAAAAAGCGGATGATTTTGTGTTGGCTACCGGAAAAAAAATATCCGTTCGCTATTTTATCGAATTGGCTTTTGCCGAAGTGGGAATTGAAATTCAATGGAAAGGTAAAGCTGAAAACGAAAAAGGCGTGAATAAAACAAACGGAAAAGTTGTGGTAGAAATTGATCCAAAATATTACCGACCCACAGAAGTAGATTTATTGGTGGGCGATGCGAGTAAGGCTAAAGAAAAACTGGGCTGGGAACCAAAACTTACTGTGCAAGAATTGGTGAAAGAAATGGTTGCATCAGATGTGGCCCTGTTTAAACGCGACAAGTATTTGCTGGAAGGTGGACATAGTATTTTAAATTTTAATGAATAA
- a CDS encoding GDP-L-fucose synthase: protein MNKESKIYIAGHNGMVGSAIHRKLKAEGFTNFILRSSKELDLRKQQDTADFFAKEKPDYVFLAAAKVGGIVANNTYRADFLYENLMIQSNVIDSAYRNEAKKLMFLGSSCIYPKMASQPLKEEYLLTGILEPTNEPYAVAKIAGIKMCDAYRSQYGCNFISVMPTNLYGPNDNYDLKNSHVLPALLRKFHTAKMEKSATVEIWGSGAPLREFLHADDLASACFYLMEHYNEAGLVNIGVGHDISIKDLALLIKKIVGFDGELKFDASKPDGTPRKLMDVSKLHSFGWKHKIELEEGISAVYAEVKNKLDAAFAHS, encoded by the coding sequence ATGAATAAAGAATCAAAAATATACATCGCCGGACACAACGGAATGGTAGGTTCGGCAATACACCGAAAACTTAAAGCTGAAGGGTTCACAAATTTTATACTGAGAAGTTCAAAAGAACTTGATTTAAGAAAGCAACAAGATACTGCGGATTTTTTTGCCAAAGAAAAACCGGACTATGTTTTTTTAGCTGCTGCAAAAGTGGGAGGAATTGTAGCTAACAATACTTATCGGGCTGATTTTTTATACGAGAATCTAATGATTCAAAGCAATGTTATTGATAGTGCTTATCGCAATGAAGCTAAGAAGTTGATGTTTCTTGGTTCTTCTTGCATCTATCCCAAAATGGCGTCGCAACCGCTTAAAGAAGAGTATCTACTTACCGGAATTTTAGAGCCCACAAATGAACCCTATGCTGTTGCAAAAATTGCCGGCATCAAAATGTGCGACGCTTACAGAAGTCAATACGGATGTAATTTTATTTCGGTAATGCCCACCAATTTATACGGACCAAACGACAATTACGATTTAAAAAACTCTCATGTGCTGCCCGCCTTGTTGCGAAAATTCCACACCGCAAAAATGGAAAAAAGTGCTACTGTTGAAATATGGGGAAGCGGAGCACCCTTGCGTGAATTCTTGCATGCCGATGATTTAGCCAGCGCTTGTTTTTATCTTATGGAGCATTACAATGAGGCAGGTTTAGTAAATATTGGTGTGGGACACGATATCAGCATCAAAGACCTTGCATTGCTTATTAAAAAAATTGTTGGCTTTGATGGAGAACTTAAGTTTGATGCATCAAAACCGGATGGCACTCCACGAAAATTAATGGATGTAAGCAAACTACATTCCTTTGGTTGGAAACATAAGATTGAGTTGGAAGAAGGAATTTCAGCAGTATACGCCGAGGTAAAAAACAAATTAGATGCAGCATTTGCGCATTCCTAA